The Lutibacter sp. A64 genome segment AGATTTTTTCAATAATATAGAAACTTTAAGTACTACAGAAATTGCTTATCAAGTAATTAAACAATTTGTAGGTGATGAAATTCCTGAAAATGATCTAAAATCAATTATTGAAGACACCTTAAGCTTTGATTTCCCTGTGGTTCCAATCAACGAAACTATTTCTACATTAGAACTATTTCACGGACCTACAATGGCTTTTAAAGATGTTGGTGCACGATTTATGGCGCGTTGTTTTGGTTATTTCAATAAAGATAAAGCAACAACAAAAGTAACGGTTTTAGTAGCTACTTCTGGAGATACTGGTGGTGCAGTTGCTAGTGGTTTTTTTGGTGTTGAAGGTATTGATGTTGTAATTTTATACCCAAGTGGTAAAGTTAGTGATGTACAAGAAAAACAATTAACAACCTTAGGAAAGAATATTAAAGCACTTGAAGTTAATGGTACTTTTGACGATTGCCAAACAATGGTTAAAACTGCTTTTTTAGATGAAGAATTAACTTCTCAAAGAAATTTAACTTCAGCAAACTCTATTAATGTTGCACGCTGGTTACCTCAAATGTTTTATTTCTTTTTTGCTTACAAACAATTAAAAGATAAAAATAAAGATCTTGTTTTTTCTATACCAAGCGGTAATTTTGGTAATATTTGCGCTGGTATTATGGCACAACAAT includes the following:
- the thrC gene encoding threonine synthase — its product is MQYYSLNKKAPNVSFKDAVVKGLAPDKGLYFPESITPLSEDFFNNIETLSTTEIAYQVIKQFVGDEIPENDLKSIIEDTLSFDFPVVPINETISTLELFHGPTMAFKDVGARFMARCFGYFNKDKATTKVTVLVATSGDTGGAVASGFFGVEGIDVVILYPSGKVSDVQEKQLTTLGKNIKALEVNGTFDDCQTMVKTAFLDEELTSQRNLTSANSINVARWLPQMFYFFFAYKQLKDKNKDLVFSIPSGNFGNICAGIMAQQLGLPVKQFIASTNANNIVPNYLETGIYTPKPSKQTISNAMDVGDPSNFIRIQEIYGTDTKLKKHLTSYSFSDDETREAMLEIKNNSGYIADPHGAVGYLGLKKYLSNHKAQGIFLETAHPVKFLDVVEPVLNETIKYPQQILNVIDKEKKSINISTYQELKEYLVSTK